In Chloroflexota bacterium, the following are encoded in one genomic region:
- a CDS encoding glycerophosphodiester phosphodiesterase, translating to MKNPHPERPLVFAHRGAKAVAPENTIPAFLKAAEMGADGVELDVQFSSDGALVVIHNMTLDETTDGHGRVTSHTLEELKRLDAGSWFAPEFAGTRLCTLEEALDAIGDRLLVNIEMKSFSMGNDGMAEEVARIIQQRDLYDQVLVSSFNPFTLRRLKKVDPRIETGLLYAPGLPVYLSRAWLRPWARPDALHPEYVMVDEAYMQWARRKGYPVNVWTVNEPDDMRRMIDLGVNIIITDYPDRLLELLA from the coding sequence ATGAAGAATCCGCATCCGGAACGTCCGTTGGTCTTCGCCCATCGGGGCGCGAAGGCCGTCGCGCCGGAGAACACCATCCCTGCCTTTTTGAAAGCCGCCGAGATGGGGGCCGACGGGGTGGAGCTGGATGTCCAGTTCTCATCGGACGGCGCGCTGGTGGTCATCCACAACATGACGCTGGATGAGACCACGGATGGCCATGGCCGGGTGACGTCTCACACGTTGGAGGAGCTGAAGCGCCTGGACGCCGGGAGCTGGTTCGCCCCGGAGTTCGCCGGCACGCGCCTTTGCACCCTGGAGGAGGCGTTGGATGCCATCGGCGATCGGTTGCTGGTCAACATCGAGATGAAGTCCTTTTCCATGGGGAACGATGGCATGGCGGAGGAAGTCGCCCGGATCATCCAGCAGCGCGATCTGTACGATCAGGTGCTGGTCTCCTCGTTCAACCCGTTCACGCTGCGGCGGCTGAAGAAGGTGGACCCGCGAATCGAGACCGGGCTGCTGTACGCTCCGGGGCTGCCGGTCTATCTCAGCCGGGCGTGGCTGAGGCCCTGGGCCCGGCCGGATGCGCTCCATCCCGAGTACGTGATGGTGGATGAGGCGTACATGCAATGGGCACGCCGCAAGGGGTATCCGGTGAACGTGTGGACGGTCAACGAGCCGGACGACATGCGGCGTATGATCGATCTGGGCGTGAACATCATCATCACCGACTATCCCGACCGCCTGTTGGAGCTGCTGGCATAG
- a CDS encoding glycosyltransferase family 2 protein, translating into MPDETTDQSKPRVVALIPAYNEVAQIERIVRGASGYADAVVVIDDGSDDGTAAAAALAGAAVIAHPTNRGKGAALRSGFTWAVRHGADLAFTLDADGQHDPEEMPAFLEMHERTGADLIIGQRTYAEMPRVRRWANRTGRRLLSLAMGQDVPDNQCGYRLYSRRLMMLLQEMEGEEDRDRFSYEVEVIALAVGAGYTIAWVPVRTIYGNEQSHFHPIRDSLDFLSTVWRVWRMRRAGARHHERATG; encoded by the coding sequence ATGCCAGACGAGACAACCGATCAGAGCAAGCCCAGAGTGGTCGCTCTGATCCCTGCATATAATGAAGTGGCGCAGATCGAGCGCATCGTCCGTGGGGCCTCGGGCTACGCTGACGCAGTCGTAGTCATCGACGATGGCTCGGATGATGGGACGGCCGCGGCGGCCGCCCTGGCCGGGGCCGCGGTGATCGCCCACCCGACCAACCGGGGCAAGGGGGCCGCCTTGCGCAGCGGGTTCACCTGGGCCGTGCGCCACGGCGCCGACCTCGCGTTCACGCTGGATGCCGACGGCCAGCATGACCCCGAAGAGATGCCCGCTTTCCTGGAGATGCACGAACGGACCGGGGCGGATCTCATCATCGGACAGCGCACTTACGCAGAGATGCCCCGCGTGCGACGTTGGGCCAACCGCACGGGCCGACGCCTGCTGTCCCTCGCCATGGGGCAGGACGTGCCGGACAACCAATGCGGGTACCGGCTGTACAGCCGCCGCCTGATGATGCTCCTGCAGGAGATGGAAGGCGAGGAGGATCGCGATCGCTTCAGCTATGAGGTGGAGGTGATCGCCCTGGCCGTGGGAGCCGGCTACACCATCGCCTGGGTGCCCGTCCGCACCATCTATGGCAACGAACAAAGCCACTTCCATCCCATACGGGACAGCCTGGACTTCCTGAGCACCGTCTGGCGCGTGTGGCGGATGCGGCGAGCCGGAGCGCGACATCACGAACGGGCAACGGGATAG
- a CDS encoding methylated-DNA--[protein]-cysteine S-methyltransferase, with protein MGVVYSPNGVVASLLPRASEDAARRAIWEEFPSAQFAPAEDAPDDIVAQLQRYAAGEPVTFQVALDWSGHTDFRQRVWRVTQSIPYGETRSYGWIARAIGKPAAARAVGQAMGANPTPILVPCHRVVASDGGLGGFGAGLDMKRRLLALERDAVKGGR; from the coding sequence ATGGGCGTTGTCTATTCTCCCAACGGCGTGGTGGCCAGCCTGCTCCCTCGAGCCAGTGAGGATGCCGCCCGGCGGGCGATATGGGAGGAATTCCCATCGGCTCAATTCGCCCCGGCGGAGGACGCCCCGGACGACATCGTGGCCCAGCTGCAGCGCTACGCGGCCGGGGAGCCGGTGACCTTCCAGGTGGCGCTGGACTGGTCGGGGCACACCGATTTCCGACAGCGAGTCTGGCGGGTGACGCAGAGCATCCCCTATGGGGAGACGCGATCCTATGGATGGATCGCGCGGGCCATCGGGAAGCCGGCCGCGGCGCGGGCCGTAGGGCAGGCCATGGGAGCCAACCCCACGCCCATCCTCGTGCCGTGTCACCGCGTGGTGGCATCCGATGGCGGGCTCGGAGGCTTTGGCGCGGGACTGGACATGAAACGACGCCTGCTGGCGCTGGAACGGGACGCCGTCAAAGGGGGAAGATAG
- a CDS encoding glycosidase — translation MKLQRYDGNPILTANPERSWEAGAVFNCGAALGPDGRFYLLYRAIPAGYKPFPDRHGYDNYISYVGLATSEDGIRFERAEEPALSPTEPWEIWGCEDPRVNPLEIDGRRLYLITYTAMSAPAFSGRGDRVAVASTEDFQAFTKHGVVIPDLNDKDAVIFPEPIGGKIVMLHRVPPDIQIVYFDDLDHLLHPDEAFWADYRARLDDFTILRREFEWEADKIGGGCPPVKTDEGWLVIYHAKDDQAVYRVGVALLDLDDPTRVIARSPHPILEPEAEFERVGDVNNVVFPQGAVLKDGVLYVYYGAADKVCCLATARLDDLLDFVLTHKI, via the coding sequence ATGAAGCTACAACGCTATGACGGCAATCCGATCCTGACCGCCAACCCGGAACGTTCCTGGGAGGCCGGCGCCGTCTTCAACTGCGGCGCCGCGCTGGGCCCCGACGGCCGATTCTATCTCCTGTACCGGGCGATCCCGGCCGGCTATAAGCCCTTCCCCGATCGACACGGCTACGACAACTACATCTCCTACGTGGGCCTGGCCACCAGCGAGGACGGCATACGGTTCGAGAGGGCGGAGGAGCCTGCCCTCTCACCGACGGAGCCGTGGGAGATCTGGGGCTGCGAGGACCCACGCGTCAATCCGCTAGAGATCGACGGCAGACGCCTGTACCTGATCACCTACACCGCCATGTCCGCTCCCGCCTTCTCCGGCCGAGGTGACCGGGTGGCCGTGGCCTCCACGGAGGATTTCCAGGCGTTCACCAAGCACGGCGTGGTGATCCCTGACCTCAACGACAAGGATGCCGTGATCTTCCCGGAGCCCATCGGGGGCAAGATCGTGATGTTGCATCGCGTGCCGCCGGATATCCAGATCGTGTACTTCGACGACCTGGACCATCTCCTCCATCCAGATGAGGCGTTTTGGGCGGACTATCGGGCGCGCCTGGACGACTTCACGATCCTGCGGCGGGAGTTCGAGTGGGAGGCCGACAAGATCGGGGGCGGCTGCCCTCCGGTGAAGACCGACGAGGGCTGGCTGGTGATCTATCACGCCAAGGACGACCAGGCGGTCTACCGGGTAGGTGTGGCCCTGCTGGACCTGGACGACCCCACCCGGGTCATCGCCCGCTCGCCCCATCCCATCCTGGAACCCGAGGCCGAGTTCGAGCGAGTGGGCGACGTCAACAACGTCGTGTTCCCACAGGGGGCCGTGCTGAAGGACGGCGTCCTGTACGTCTACTACGGGGCGGCCGATAAGGTGTGCTGTCTGGCCACCGCCCGCCTGGACGACCTGCTGGACTTCGTCCTCACGCACAAGATCTAA
- a CDS encoding NADP-dependent malic enzyme, translating into MRITKEEALAYHSEGRKGKIEVVPTKPTLTQRDLSLAYTPGVAIPVLEIAENPDLAYEYTAKGNLVGVISNGTAILGLGNRGPLASKPVMEGKGVLFKRFADIDVFDIEVNATDPDRFIQVVEALAPTFGGINLEDIKAPECFYIEQTLKQRLDIPVFHDDQHGTAIISGAALLNACELTGRRLEDLKVVICGAGASAIACGEFYIRLGVKRENILMVDSRGVIYAGREENMNEYKARFAVKTEARTLAQALEGADLFLGLSVANILNGEMIQAMAPNPIIFALANPDPEIRYEEALEARPDAIVATGRSDYPNQVNNVLGFPFIFRGALDVRARAINDEMKVAAAHALAALTREDVPDSVLNAYGLTSLRFGPEYIIPKPLDPRVLLWVAPAVAEAAIRTGVSRIQIDIDTYKDELEARLGKGWELMRRIINKAKEAPKRIVFAEGEEPKILRAAAQIKEEGIGTVILLGREEVIRQRIRELGLNCSPRVITPGASEYDERYAEALYQMRQRRGVTRALASQLIRQPNYFGALMVELGDADAFVSGLTYSYPEVLRPALQVVHTKKGIHRAAGVYIMIVRDRIYFFTDATVNIDPSAEDLAEIAILAADLAREFDIEPRIAMLSFSNFGSTPHPFSEKVRRAVEIVRERRPDLSVDGEMQADTAVVPEIIDERYPFSRVRDANVLVFPDLEAANVAYKLLQRLGGAEAIGPILMGIGKPVHVLQTGDEVKDIVRIAAMAVVDAQRREAEADE; encoded by the coding sequence ATGCGTATCACGAAAGAAGAGGCTTTAGCCTATCACAGCGAGGGGCGCAAGGGGAAGATCGAGGTTGTGCCCACCAAGCCGACGCTGACCCAGCGTGATCTCTCCCTGGCTTACACGCCGGGGGTCGCCATCCCCGTCCTGGAGATCGCGGAGAACCCGGACCTGGCGTACGAATACACCGCGAAGGGGAACCTGGTCGGCGTGATCTCCAACGGGACGGCCATCCTCGGCCTGGGGAATCGGGGCCCTCTCGCCTCCAAGCCCGTCATGGAGGGGAAGGGTGTCCTCTTCAAGCGCTTCGCCGACATCGACGTGTTCGACATCGAGGTGAACGCCACGGACCCGGACCGGTTCATCCAGGTCGTGGAGGCGTTGGCCCCCACCTTCGGGGGGATCAACCTGGAGGACATCAAGGCGCCGGAATGCTTTTACATCGAGCAGACGCTGAAACAGCGATTGGACATCCCGGTCTTCCACGACGATCAACACGGCACGGCCATCATCTCCGGCGCGGCCCTGCTCAACGCGTGCGAACTGACCGGCCGGCGCCTGGAGGACCTCAAAGTCGTCATCTGCGGCGCGGGCGCCTCGGCCATCGCCTGCGGGGAGTTCTACATCCGATTGGGCGTCAAGCGGGAGAATATCCTCATGGTCGACTCGCGCGGCGTCATCTACGCCGGACGCGAGGAGAACATGAACGAGTACAAGGCCCGCTTCGCCGTGAAGACTGAGGCCCGCACGCTGGCCCAGGCTTTGGAGGGGGCGGACCTGTTCCTGGGGCTCTCCGTCGCCAATATCCTCAACGGCGAGATGATCCAGGCGATGGCGCCGAATCCGATTATCTTCGCCCTGGCCAATCCCGATCCGGAGATCCGCTACGAGGAGGCGCTGGAGGCCCGGCCGGATGCCATCGTAGCCACCGGCCGCAGCGACTATCCCAATCAGGTGAACAACGTCCTGGGCTTCCCCTTCATCTTCCGAGGGGCTCTGGACGTGCGAGCCCGAGCGATCAACGACGAGATGAAGGTAGCCGCCGCCCACGCCCTGGCGGCGTTGACGCGGGAGGATGTGCCGGACTCCGTGCTGAACGCGTACGGCCTGACCTCGCTGCGCTTCGGCCCAGAATACATCATCCCCAAGCCGCTGGATCCGCGAGTGCTGCTGTGGGTCGCTCCGGCCGTAGCCGAGGCCGCCATCAGGACGGGGGTCTCCCGGATTCAGATCGATATCGACACCTACAAGGATGAGCTGGAGGCAAGGCTAGGCAAGGGCTGGGAGTTGATGCGCCGGATCATCAATAAGGCCAAGGAGGCCCCCAAGCGCATCGTCTTCGCCGAGGGCGAGGAACCCAAGATCCTGCGGGCGGCCGCGCAGATCAAGGAGGAGGGCATCGGCACGGTCATCCTGCTGGGGCGAGAGGAGGTGATCCGGCAGCGCATCCGAGAGCTGGGGCTGAACTGCTCTCCCCGGGTGATCACGCCCGGCGCCAGCGAATACGATGAGCGCTACGCCGAGGCGCTGTACCAGATGCGCCAGCGCCGTGGCGTGACCCGCGCGCTGGCCTCGCAGCTGATCCGCCAGCCCAACTACTTCGGCGCGCTCATGGTGGAGCTGGGCGACGCGGACGCCTTCGTCTCCGGGCTGACATACAGCTATCCGGAGGTATTGCGTCCCGCCCTGCAGGTGGTGCACACGAAGAAGGGGATCCACCGGGCAGCAGGGGTATACATCATGATCGTGCGGGACCGGATCTACTTCTTCACCGACGCCACGGTGAACATCGACCCGAGCGCTGAGGATCTGGCGGAGATCGCCATCCTGGCAGCCGATCTGGCGCGAGAGTTCGACATCGAGCCGCGCATCGCCATGCTCTCCTTCTCCAACTTCGGCTCGACGCCTCATCCATTCTCGGAGAAGGTCCGCAGGGCCGTGGAGATCGTGCGGGAACGGCGGCCAGATCTCAGCGTGGACGGGGAGATGCAGGCGGACACGGCCGTGGTCCCGGAGATCATCGACGAACGCTACCCCTTCAGCCGGGTGCGGGACGCGAACGTGCTCGTCTTCCCCGACCTGGAGGCGGCCAACGTGGCGTATAAGCTGCTGCAACGCCTGGGCGGCGCCGAGGCCATCGGCCCCATCCTGATGGGGATCGGGAAGCCGGTGCACGTCCTGCAGACCGGTGACGAGGTGAAGGACATCGTGCGCATCGCCGCCATGGCCGTGGTCGACGCGCAGCGGCGGGAGGCGGAGGCCGACGAGTAG
- a CDS encoding transcriptional regulator: MARNSALAEQVQPTRRRILVELKKAGGLTCNELAERLGITSMGVRRHLITLERDGLVYYTTVQRGLGRPSHVYHLTELAEELFPKNYGQLTNELLSYIEQLEGEEKVWELFQRRARRRVQRALARTGGLSFPEKVFELARILEEEGYLAEAEQVDEDTFLLREYNCAIHQVAQRFPQACGTELEFFQAVLPEATIHREHHMISGEPYCGYRIVRREG, translated from the coding sequence ATGGCCAGGAATAGCGCGTTAGCCGAGCAGGTGCAGCCGACCAGGCGGCGCATCCTTGTCGAGTTGAAGAAAGCGGGCGGACTTACATGCAATGAGCTGGCGGAGCGGCTGGGGATCACCTCCATGGGGGTGCGACGCCATCTGATCACGCTGGAGCGGGACGGCCTCGTCTATTACACGACGGTGCAGCGCGGCCTGGGAAGGCCCAGTCATGTCTATCATCTGACCGAGCTGGCCGAGGAGCTGTTCCCGAAGAATTATGGACAACTGACCAACGAGCTTCTGAGCTATATCGAACAGCTGGAGGGCGAGGAGAAGGTCTGGGAGCTGTTCCAGCGACGCGCTCGACGCCGGGTTCAACGGGCGCTGGCTCGCACCGGTGGACTCTCCTTCCCGGAGAAGGTGTTTGAGTTGGCGCGCATCCTGGAGGAGGAAGGGTATCTGGCGGAGGCGGAGCAGGTTGATGAGGATACCTTTTTACTTCGGGAATACAACTGCGCCATCCATCAGGTCGCCCAGCGCTTCCCGCAGGCGTGTGGCACCGAGCTGGAGTTCTTCCAGGCCGTGTTGCCTGAGGCGACGATCCACCGGGAGCATCACATGATCTCCGGCGAGCCGTATTGCGGCTACCGGATCGTCCGTCGCGAGGGATGA
- a CDS encoding MFS transporter, producing MAPGFNPSPDHRRNFAALLGDYFFFGVALSFINQTTVLPSLVRQLTASAPLIGLVTTLQSGGWLLPQLFVANYVAGKPLKKRYIIVPAFIGRVTYPLLALVIWRWAIPHPQITLALFFLALAFFFLCDGLASVPWLDVLSKSLSPQQRGRLIGLAQMSTGLASVGVGLAVRRILGPSGPGFPDNYALLFAIASGFFFLSLLSFAQLKEQPEPAQQERAPWTDYLSRLRSVLSRDHSFRRVTIVRLLIGGSNMAMPFYVVYALDKLHFDPETVGLFISVQVIGGILSGLLMGYINEHHGTRAVIRLSGWLAIGAPLLALTIPWIRTWLPAGLLPYAYAMIFAALGALVNANMAGFVNYILEIAPAEDRPAYIGLANTLSSVVLVAPFLGGWILQATSYPVLLTVTAGLCLAGLLLSGWLEEPRHRHVSAASSQGATMSP from the coding sequence ATGGCCCCCGGATTCAATCCGTCGCCTGATCATCGTCGTAACTTCGCCGCGCTGCTAGGCGACTATTTCTTTTTCGGCGTGGCGCTCAGCTTCATCAACCAGACCACGGTGCTCCCCTCCCTGGTGCGTCAACTCACCGCCTCGGCCCCGCTCATCGGCCTGGTCACCACCCTTCAAAGCGGTGGCTGGCTGCTGCCCCAGCTCTTCGTCGCCAACTACGTCGCCGGTAAGCCGCTCAAGAAGCGTTACATCATCGTCCCGGCCTTCATCGGACGCGTCACCTACCCCCTGCTGGCGTTGGTCATCTGGCGCTGGGCGATCCCTCATCCCCAGATCACGCTGGCGTTGTTCTTCCTCGCGCTGGCCTTCTTCTTCCTGTGCGATGGGCTGGCCAGCGTGCCCTGGCTGGACGTGCTCAGCAAGAGCCTGTCGCCCCAACAGCGCGGCCGGCTGATCGGATTGGCGCAGATGAGCACCGGATTGGCCAGCGTCGGCGTGGGCCTGGCCGTTCGCCGCATCCTGGGCCCCAGCGGGCCGGGATTCCCGGATAACTACGCGCTGCTCTTCGCCATCGCGAGCGGGTTCTTCTTCCTCTCCCTGCTGTCGTTCGCCCAGCTCAAAGAACAGCCAGAGCCGGCGCAACAGGAGCGCGCGCCGTGGACGGACTACCTCTCCCGACTGCGCTCGGTATTGAGCCGAGATCACTCGTTCCGACGGGTCACCATCGTGCGGCTGCTGATCGGCGGGAGCAACATGGCCATGCCGTTCTACGTGGTCTACGCGCTGGACAAGCTCCACTTCGACCCCGAGACCGTCGGCCTGTTCATCTCCGTTCAGGTGATCGGAGGGATCCTCTCCGGCCTGCTGATGGGATACATCAACGAACACCACGGGACGCGAGCGGTGATCCGGCTGAGCGGCTGGCTGGCGATCGGCGCACCGCTGCTGGCCTTGACCATCCCCTGGATCCGCACCTGGCTGCCCGCGGGGCTCCTGCCCTACGCATACGCGATGATCTTCGCCGCACTGGGCGCGCTGGTGAACGCCAACATGGCCGGGTTCGTGAACTACATCCTGGAGATCGCCCCTGCGGAGGATCGGCCGGCCTACATCGGCCTGGCGAACACGCTGAGCAGCGTGGTGCTCGTGGCCCCCTTCCTGGGCGGGTGGATCCTGCAGGCCACCTCCTACCCTGTGTTGTTGACCGTGACCGCCGGATTGTGCCTGGCCGGACTGCTTCTCTCCGGCTGGCTCGAAGAGCCACGCCACCGTCATGTGTCCGCCGCTTCGTCGCAGGGCGCAACGATGTCGCCCTGA
- a CDS encoding glycosyltransferase has protein sequence MESRESSIRRVAFIGNYLPRQCGIATFTTDLCESIAARYPETTCFAVPVNDTEEGYDYPPRVRFELQENDLTSYRRAADFLNINNVDLVCLQHEYGIFGGPAGSHILALLRELRMPVVTTLHTILREPDRNQRRVLEEIARLSDRLVVMSERSREFLQTIYGVPEEKIDLIPHGIPDVPFVDPNFYKDQFGVEGQLVLLTFGLLSPNKGIENVIKALPAILTRYPNVVYIVLGATHPHVRRREGETYRLALQRLARALGVGKNVIFHNRFVSLEELIEFIGAADIYITPYLNREQIVSGTLAYTVGAGKAVISTPYWYAEELLADGRGLLVPFDDSEAIAEQVLYLLDNEAERHAMRKRAYLFGREMIWPTVAQRYMESFERVREERAHAPRPAFVPRTLDKLPSELPILKLDHLRRLTDDTGILQHATFVVPNYHEGYTTDDNARALMVIALLEELGESAFTDTRGLASRYLAFLWYAFNPENGRFRNFLSYDRRWLEEVGSEDSHGRALWGLGTVLRRSRREGVKALTGRLFNVALPAVLTFQSPRSWAFALIGIHEYLKEFAGDRAALTAREELSGRLLKLYQANSSEEWPWFEDTLTYCNAKLPHALLLSGREMGREDMLNVGLKTLSWLVEIQKADEGHFVPIGNAGFYPREGERARFDQQPIEAHATVSACLAAYRITGDEKWQHEALCAFEWFLGRNDLGLPLYDPTTGGCRDGLQPDRLNQNQGAESTLAFLLSLLEMRLAEHIIGNGS, from the coding sequence ATGGAGTCGAGAGAGTCCTCTATTCGGCGTGTCGCCTTCATCGGAAATTATCTGCCGCGCCAGTGCGGCATCGCCACGTTCACTACGGATTTGTGCGAATCCATCGCGGCCCGATATCCGGAGACGACATGTTTCGCCGTCCCGGTGAATGATACGGAGGAAGGATACGACTATCCGCCCCGGGTGCGGTTTGAGTTGCAGGAAAATGATTTGACATCCTACCGGCGCGCCGCGGATTTCCTGAACATCAACAACGTGGATCTGGTCTGTTTGCAGCATGAGTATGGGATCTTCGGAGGCCCAGCCGGGAGCCATATCCTGGCGTTGCTGCGAGAGCTGCGGATGCCGGTGGTGACCACCCTGCACACGATCCTGCGCGAGCCGGATCGCAACCAACGCAGGGTGTTGGAGGAGATCGCTCGCCTGTCCGATCGACTGGTCGTGATGAGCGAGCGCAGTCGGGAGTTCCTGCAGACCATCTACGGCGTGCCGGAGGAGAAGATCGATCTGATCCCTCACGGGATCCCGGACGTTCCCTTCGTCGACCCCAACTTCTATAAGGATCAGTTTGGCGTGGAGGGGCAACTGGTCCTATTGACCTTTGGGCTTCTGTCGCCGAATAAAGGGATCGAGAACGTGATCAAGGCGTTGCCCGCCATTCTGACCCGGTACCCGAACGTCGTGTACATCGTCCTGGGGGCTACGCATCCCCACGTGAGACGACGGGAGGGGGAGACCTATCGGCTGGCGCTGCAGCGGCTGGCGAGAGCGCTGGGAGTGGGGAAGAACGTCATCTTCCACAACCGCTTCGTCAGCCTGGAGGAATTGATCGAGTTCATCGGTGCCGCCGATATCTACATCACCCCCTACCTGAATCGGGAGCAGATCGTCTCCGGGACGTTGGCCTACACGGTCGGGGCGGGCAAGGCGGTGATCTCAACGCCGTACTGGTATGCGGAGGAGTTGCTGGCCGACGGGCGTGGCCTGCTCGTCCCCTTCGATGATTCGGAGGCCATCGCGGAGCAGGTGCTCTATCTCCTGGACAACGAGGCCGAGCGTCATGCCATGCGCAAGCGGGCTTATCTCTTCGGCCGGGAGATGATCTGGCCCACGGTGGCGCAGCGTTACATGGAGAGCTTTGAGCGCGTTCGAGAGGAGCGCGCCCATGCGCCGCGTCCCGCCTTCGTGCCCAGGACGCTGGATAAGCTCCCCAGCGAGCTGCCCATCCTCAAGCTGGACCACCTGCGTCGCCTGACCGATGATACGGGGATCTTGCAGCACGCGACCTTCGTGGTGCCCAACTATCACGAGGGGTACACCACCGACGACAATGCCCGGGCGCTCATGGTGATCGCCTTGCTGGAGGAGTTGGGGGAGAGCGCGTTCACGGACACGCGAGGGTTGGCCTCTCGCTATCTGGCCTTCCTCTGGTACGCGTTCAACCCGGAGAACGGCCGGTTTCGCAACTTCCTCAGCTACGACCGTCGCTGGCTGGAGGAGGTGGGATCCGAGGACAGCCATGGCCGGGCGCTATGGGGCCTGGGCACGGTGCTCCGACGGTCGCGCCGTGAGGGGGTGAAAGCCCTGACCGGCCGGCTGTTCAACGTCGCCTTGCCGGCCGTGCTGACGTTCCAAAGCCCGCGCTCCTGGGCCTTCGCCCTCATCGGCATCCATGAGTACTTGAAGGAGTTCGCCGGCGATCGGGCGGCCTTGACCGCCCGGGAGGAGCTGTCCGGGCGACTCCTGAAGCTCTATCAGGCGAACAGCTCGGAGGAATGGCCCTGGTTTGAGGATACGTTGACTTACTGCAATGCCAAGCTCCCCCATGCTCTGCTCCTGAGCGGCCGTGAGATGGGGCGGGAGGACATGCTCAATGTGGGGCTCAAGACGCTCTCCTGGCTGGTGGAGATTCAGAAGGCCGATGAGGGGCATTTCGTGCCCATCGGCAATGCGGGGTTCTATCCCCGGGAGGGCGAACGGGCTCGCTTCGATCAGCAGCCGATCGAGGCCCATGCGACGGTGTCCGCCTGTCTGGCCGCGTACCGCATCACCGGCGACGAGAAGTGGCAGCATGAGGCCCTGTGCGCCTTTGAATGGTTCCTGGGGCGTAACGATCTGGGACTGCCGCTTTATGACCCCACTACGGGGGGATGTCGGGACGGGCTGCAGCCTGATCGCCTAAATCAGAACCAGGGGGCGGAGTCCACACTGGCATTCCTCCTCTCCCTGCTGGAGATGCGGCTGGCAGAGCATATCATCGGCAACGGTTCATAA
- a CDS encoding glycosidase translates to MSENRHYETLFHRHPRNPILTAADWPYPVNSVFNPGAIRLPDGTTLLLCRVEDRRGHSHLCVARSANGVDGWEIDPAPTLVPDLENHPEELWGIEDPRITYVPELGKYVVTYTAYSRGGPGVALALTEDFQHFERFGMVMPPEDKDAALLPRRIGGHWALIHRPMSSLGAHIWISYSPDLRHWGSHKLMLRARRGGWWDANKIGLSPPPIETPRGWLVIYHGVRQTASGSLYRLGLALFDLETPERCLLRGHSWIFGPEEPYERFGDVNNVVFPCGYTIAPDGDTIYLYYGGADTCIALATGSIRALLDWLDRHGEPVPTTWPFGK, encoded by the coding sequence ATGAGCGAGAATCGACATTATGAGACGCTCTTCCACCGACACCCGCGCAATCCGATCCTGACGGCGGCGGATTGGCCCTATCCGGTGAACAGCGTCTTCAACCCCGGTGCCATCCGGCTTCCGGACGGTACGACCCTGCTGCTCTGCCGGGTGGAAGACCGGCGTGGGCATTCGCATCTCTGCGTGGCGCGTTCGGCCAACGGCGTGGACGGCTGGGAGATCGATCCCGCGCCCACACTGGTGCCCGACCTGGAGAACCACCCCGAGGAGCTGTGGGGCATCGAGGATCCACGCATCACCTACGTGCCGGAGCTGGGGAAGTATGTGGTCACGTACACGGCGTACTCACGCGGCGGCCCCGGCGTCGCGCTGGCGTTGACCGAGGACTTCCAGCACTTTGAGCGCTTCGGCATGGTGATGCCCCCGGAGGACAAGGACGCGGCGTTGCTGCCCAGGCGCATCGGCGGCCATTGGGCGCTGATTCACAGGCCCATGAGCTCCCTGGGCGCCCACATATGGATCTCCTACTCGCCGGACCTTCGTCACTGGGGAAGCCATAAGCTGATGTTGCGGGCGCGACGCGGTGGCTGGTGGGATGCCAACAAGATCGGCCTTTCGCCGCCTCCGATCGAGACCCCGCGCGGGTGGCTGGTCATCTACCATGGCGTGCGCCAGACCGCGTCCGGGAGCCTCTATCGGCTGGGGCTGGCCCTGTTCGATCTGGAGACCCCAGAGCGTTGTCTCCTGCGGGGCCACTCGTGGATCTTCGGCCCCGAGGAGCCCTACGAGCGGTTCGGAGATGTGAACAACGTGGTCTTCCCCTGTGGCTATACCATCGCTCCGGATGGCGATACCATCTACCTGTACTACGGCGGCGCCGATACATGCATCGCGCTGGCCACCGGCAGCATCCGGGCCCTGTTGGATTGGCTGGATCGGCACGGTGAGCCGGTGCCCACGACCTGGCCGTTTGGGAAGTAA